A single window of Leishmania panamensis strain MHOM/PA/94/PSC-1 chromosome 35 sequence DNA harbors:
- a CDS encoding hypothetical protein (TriTrypDB/GeneDB-style sysID: LpmP.35.3680) — protein sequence MSVENTFETFCAMSALQQRRDGLLVPPESSRSFSYYQWLEVAKAKYAVSQPLASSSPSQRRPPAKRAKKESSASDSGTTLADGLAEQLVASLERQKGPAKAPASLRYAAQEAFPMPKASADMPAFLALAEAAIRLTLWTPQDTRLAQLASSLRPNLRTLEERGVIRFYYNCFPSLQLLMDLLSWRIIAHRWERLTPELQHVAVDGVLTLCDCLDSVATEALRAAVHELRMSTVSSSSADPIELTALNTLVAHVSATVPFQFEACRDLVPLYPEPVGLLRVPGTSVASIKSMLGKGQLSQPVEEEQANDDGETRVGELLGEICTPTLLGHASLEGESSSRRVHAAAEAAPPSRPILKAVAHTTGGMRPPAGVAKTCHKIPTRTASGHSACMSQYHMRYADPAKHASSECPYCATCHLMEIIFRGNTGNCLWSHWPTPRKIQLHLKQFPQVMKLAQERFAAMRRGVKLASTDEVPL from the coding sequence ATGAGCGTCGAGAACACATTTGAAACGTTCTGTGCAATGAGcgctcttcagcagcggcgcgacggCCTGCTCGTTCCGCCCGAATCATCGCGCAGTTTCTCCTACTACCAATGGCTGGAGGTGGCAAAGGCAAAGTATGCGGTGAGTCAGCCGCTGGCCTCTTCTTCACCAAGCCAACGACGGCCACCAGCAAAGAGGGCCAAGAAAGAAAGCAGTGCCAGCGATTCTGGCACAACGCTCGCTGACGGGCTCGCCGAACAGCTCGTCGCGTCTCTTGAGCGACAAAAGGGGCCTGCCAAGGCACCAGCCTCTCTCCGCTACGCCGCCCAGGAGGCCTTTCCCATGCCGAAGGCTTCGGCGGACATGCCGGCGTTTCTTGCACTGGCCGAGGCGGCCATTCGCTTGACACTCTGGACACCACAGGACACGCgactggcgcagctggcaaGTAGCCTCCGCCCTAACCTGCGTACGCTGGAGGAACGGGGCGTAATTCGCTTCTATTACAACTGCTTTCCGTCCCTTCAGCTACTCATGGACCTGCTCTCTTGGCGCATCATTGCTCATCGCTGGGAGCGCCTCACACCCGAATTGCAGCATGTTGCAGTGGACGGCGTACTGACGCTGTGCGACTGCTTGGATAGCGTGGCAACGGAGGCGTtgcgcgctgctgtacacGAGCTTCGCATGTCTACagtttcctcttcttccgcgGATCCGATTGAGCTGACAGCACTCAACACATTAGTTGCTCACGTGAGTGCCACCGTGCCATTTCAGTTCGAGGCCTGCCGTGATCTGGTGCCGCTGTACCCGGAGCCAGTCGGGCTGTTGCGTGTCCCTGGGACATCGGTTGCTTCCATCAAGAGTATGCTGGGAAAGGGGCAGCTGTCGCAACCCGTAGAGGAGGAACAGGCTAACGATGATGGCGAGACGCGAGTCGGCGAGCTGCTAGGCGAAATATGCACTCCGACCCTCCTCGGGCACGCATCACTGGAAGGAGAGTCGTCAAGCCGCCGCGTGcatgcggcagcagaagctgcgccaccatccCGTCCTATTCTCAAAGCCGTAGCGCACACCACCGGGGGCATGCGTCCCCCCGCTGGCGTCGCTAAGACCTGTCACAAAATTCCGACGAGAACGGCGAGTGGGCATAGCGCTTGCATGTCGCAGTACCACATGCGCTACGCTGACCCGGCGAAGCATGCCAGCTCTGAGTGCCCCTACTGTGCCACCTGCCACCTAATGGAGATCATCTTTCGTGGCAACACGGGCAATTGTTTGTGGAGTCATTGGCCGACTCCAAGGAAGATCCAGCTTCACCTGAAGCAGTTCCCGCAAGTTATGAAGCTGGCACAGGAGCGTTTTGCCGCGATGCGGCGCGGCGTGAAGCTGGCGTCAACAGATGAGGTGCCACTGTGA